In a genomic window of Quercus lobata isolate SW786 chromosome 4, ValleyOak3.0 Primary Assembly, whole genome shotgun sequence:
- the LOC115984411 gene encoding receptor-like protein 15 has product MELLRPFWWWPVVLVFIQLDMNGCFGCWEQERIALLQYKASTASYTDKYHFTSWDSDNKESDCCEWKGVKCNLKTGRVIQLALDYAMYGSDCCGWYFNASMFLPFEELQDLNLGSNSISGWVPNEGFERFSALTKLEVLHLQWNLFNTSILSSLSGITTLKELYLGFNNWNGSIPIQGFERFCALSKLEVLSLDGIKFDDSILQCLSGIASLKELDLGCYNCNSSIPNQGFESLSSLSKLEVLHLDDNNFNNSFLSSLSGITSLKELDLNNNNLSGSIHIQEFEAFSNLENLYLNDNEINDFVTTKDSNILSKLQLLDLSRTKISVRILDSTAAFPSLKTLYLGNNNLKGSLTTKGWCELKNLRVIDLSYNNFEGILPSCMANLTSLEILDLSYNHLDGNIQSPLSRFSSLEYLSFSNNNFFIPSTFSFLFNLSNLQILLSDNNIIALETNSPTSIPTFQLKIFSFSNCSFNIRNSTTPRFLHYQYDLRIINLSHNKLVGQFPNWLLENNTKLEMFILNNNSFTGPFIVPYDIRPNISRIDISNNYLQGPIPTNLGLIFPNLEILNMSKNEFQGSIPSSFGNLVFLWYLDLSGNNFSGTIPMHFIMGCYKLEFLILSNNSFSGQIFPTNSNLTNLLSLHLDNNHFSGMLPTWMGNMSTLEDIVLAKNHLKGPIPIDFCKLDYLTHLDLSDNNLVGSIPSCFNSSWIRFFQLNKNCLSGPIPSAYQNNSNLLELNLRDNYLTGNIPSWIGSLSSLRILLLKANHLGGQIPIQLCHLQYLNILDLSYNKFLGPIPHCLGNIRRTNFSTASDWEHSLRYSISAGGRYWSVSSYLSSKSKTFKNPTDAYFSFDTSEDVGEEVEFSTKSRTYSYKGDILEYMFGIDLSCNNLTGKIPLELGRISSNIRALNLSHNNLSGPIPVTFSNLKQIESLDLSYNNLNGRIPPQLTEMTSLAVFSVAHNNLSGATPDRKNQFITFEESSYEGNPLLCGPPLHNGCDKMRPPSTMSVDNEGEGGSFMDMSVFYISFVVAYITILLGIVAVLYINPYWRKAWFNLIEVCLDTCYCFVVVHYHKVFDFGLA; this is encoded by the exons atggaGTTGCTGAGACCTTTTTGGTGGTGGCCAGTGGTGttagtttttattcaattagaTATGAATGGATGCTTTGGTTGttgggagcaagagaggatagCTCTCTTGCAATACAAAGCTTCCACCGCCAGCTACACTGATAAATATCATTTTACATCTTGGGACTCCGATAACAAAGAGAGTGATTGTTGTGAATGGAAAGGAGTCAAGTGCAACCTCAAAACTGGACGTGTAATCCAACTTGCTCTTGATTATGCAATGTATGGGAGTGATTGCTGTGGTTGGTACTTTAACGCCTCTATGTTTCTTCCCTTTGAAGAGCTCCAAGACCTCAATTTGGGTTCTAATTCTATTTCTGGATGGGTCCCAAATGAAG GTTTTGAAAGATTCTCTGCGTTGACCAAGCTGGAGGTGCTTCACTTGCAATGGAATTTATTCAATACCAGCATTCTTTCATCCTTGAGTGGAATTACTACCCTCAAGGAACTATATTTGGGGTTCAACAATTGGAATGGATCAATCCCCATCCAAG GTTTTGAAAGATTCTGTGCATTAAGCAAGCTGGAGGTGCTTTCCTTGGATGGTATTAAGTTCGATGACAGCATTCTGCAATGCTTGAGTGGAATTGCTTCCCTCAAGGAACTAGATTTGGGGTGCTACAATTGTAATAGTTCAATCCCCAACCAAG GTTTTGAAAGCTTATCTTCGTTGAGCAAGTTGGAGGTGCTTCACTTGGATGATAATAATTTCAATAACAGTTTTCTGTCATCACTTAGTGGCATTACTTCACTCAAGGAactagatttgaataataacAATTTGAGTGGATCAATCCACATCCAAG AATTTGAAGCATTTAGCAACTTGGAGAATCTTTACTTGAATGACAACGAGATCAATGACTTCGTGACAACAAAAG ATTCAAACATCTTAAGTAAGCTGCAACTCCTAGACTTGAGTCGAACCAAAATCAGTGTACGAATTCTTGACTCAACGGCAGCCTTCCCATCCTTGAAGACATTATATCTCGGAAATAACAATTTGAAAGGATCGTTAACTACTAAAG GCTGGTGTGAACTTAAGAATCTCCGAGTGATAGACCTCAGCTATAATAATTTTGAAGGGATATTGCCTTCGTGTATGGCAAACTTGACATCACTTGAAATATTGGACCTCTCTTATAATCACTTGGATGGGAACATCCAATCCCCCCTATCCAGATTTTCATCACTTGAATACCTTTCTTTCTCAAATAACAACTTCTTCATCCCATCCACATTCTCCTTCCTTTTCAACCTCTCAAATCTTCAGATCCTATTAAGTGATAACAATATAATAGCTTTGGAAACTAACTCTCCTACTTCGATTCCAACCTTCCAGTTAAAGATTTTCAGTTTCTCTAATTGTTCATTTAACATTCGCAATAGCACAACTCCCAGATTTCTTCATTACCAATATGATTTGCGAATAATTAATCTCTCTCACAACAAGTTGGTTGGGCAGTTCCCTAATTGGTTGTTAGAGAACAACACAAAATTGGAGATGTTTATTCTAAACAATAACTCTTTCACGGGGCCTTTCATAGTGCCATATGATATTCGTCCCAACATTTCGAGAATAGATATTTCAAATAATTACTTGCAAGGTCCAATTCCCACAAACCTCGGTctaatttttccaaatttagaaattttaaacaTGTCTAAAAATGAATTTCAAGGCAgtattccttcttcttttgggaATTTGGTTTTCTTATGGTATCTAGACTTGTCTGGGAATAATTTCTCAGGAACCATACCAATGCATTTCATAATGGGTTGCTACAAGTTGGAATTTCTCATATTATCAAACAATAGCTTCAGTGGCCAAATATTTCCTACCAATTCTAATTTGACTAACCTACTTTCTTTACATTTGGACAACAATCACTTCTCAGGCATGCTTCCAACATGGATGGGGAACATGTCAACTTTAGAAGATATTGTTTTGGCCAAAAATCATCTTAAAGGTCCTATTCCAATTGATTTTTGCAAACTCGATTATCTTACACATCTTGACCTCTCTGACAATAATTTGGTTGGCTCTATTCCATCTTGCTTCAATTCCTCATGGATTCGTttctttcaattaaataaaaattgcttGAGTGGTCCAATTCCAAGTGCTTACCAAAACAACTCCAATCTACTTGAACTAAATCTTCGAGATAACTATCTAACCGGCAACATTCCCAGTTGGATTGGTAGCCTCTCATCATTGAGAATTCTCCTATTGAAAGCGAATCATTTAGGAGGTCAGATTCCAATTCAATTATGCCATTTGCAGTACTTAAACATTTTAGATCTTTCCTACAATAAATTTTTGGGTCCAATTCCTCATTGCTTGGGTAACATTAGGAGAACAAATTTTTCTACTGCATCCGATTGGGAACATTCTTTAAGGTATTCTATATCAGCTGGAGGTCGATATTGGAGTGTGTCATCATATTTGAGCTCAAAgtcaaaaactttcaaaaatccGACTGAtgcttatttttcatttgacaCATCTGAGGATGTTGGAGAAGAAGTagagttttcaacaaaaagtagAACTTACTCCTACAAGGGTGACATCCTTGAGTACATGTTTGGAATTGACCTGTCATGCAACAACCTAACAGGTAAAATCCCATTGGAACTCGGTAGGATAAGCAGCAACATTCGTGCATTGAACTTGTCACACAACAATCTATCTGGACCAATCCCAGTGACATTCTCAAATCTAAAGCAAATAGAAAGTTTGGATCTTTCCTACAACAATTTGAATGGCAGAATTCCACCTCAGTTGACAGAAATGACCTCTCTAGCGGTCTTTAGTGTGGCGCACAACAACTTATCTGGAGCAACACCGGATAGAAAAAATCAATTCATTACTTTTGAAGAAAGTAGTTATGAGGGGAACCCTCTCTTGTGTGGACCTCCATTACATAATGGTTGCGACAAAATGAGACCACCATCTACAATGTCAGTGGATAATGAGGGGGAAGGTGGTAGTTTCATGGACATGAGTGTCTTCTACATAAGCTTTGTGGTTGCTTACATAACAATCCTGTTGGGAATTGTTGCAGTTCTCTACATAAATCCATACTGGCGTAAGGCATGGTTTAACCTCATTGAAGTGTGTCTTGACACTTGCTACTGTTTTGTTGTGGTTCATTACCATAAGGTGTTTGATTTCGGGCTTGCATAG